tattcagtttgttGTTCAAAGATAAAAGCTCACACATCTTAGCCTGTGAACTTGTTCGGTGGTCTAAATATGTCTGCCACGCCATGTCTTCCCTCCTTCACATAAGCGGAAAATGTGATTTTAGATGAATAGAGTATGACACTCTGTTTCCTTTTGCTCTTCACTCACTGTGGTACTTGGCTTATAAAGCTATCTTTCCCCCCTCCCCATGAACCACTTGAGGATTGTGATTGTTTAGAATACTAATCATCTGATACTTGGCTGTTTTGAGATTATTGACAGCCAATTAACAGATGTGGTGGTTCCCGTTGCAACATTTGACAGCTTTGACAATgaatatctgtctatctgtctgtctgtctatatattagtgctgtcaatcaatcaaaaaaaattactatttaattacactttttttctgcaattaatcaggattaatcctGCCTAGCATCAtagtttttaaatacatttttagattgaaataatttcacattcaatcttcaaattaatgtagaaacaacataaagacagtatatttttaatgttaattttttttttttatggctaaaGGGACTAAAGtaaatatagatgaatccttaaagctacaGATATTCCATTCGAGTTTATTTGTGTACCGCTTTTCATGAtccaaatcattgcaaagcagctttgtagaaaattaaagtttttacattatatttagtaatcaATTATCAGCAGTGACTGTCTCAAGTTGTtgtccatatggcagaaatgtacggtaAAAATCAAGCAGTTAGTTAATGtcatgtaatcaaacagatggtGAACACTATTAACCACAATAATTATATGTTACCATCAATTTTAGATCAGTATTAGAGAAGATAGTGCCCATATTGCTAATAATTTCATTATGTTATTGATTTCCTACTTTTTCTattgttctttgattaatagacaTCATAGCAGCTGGGTTATTAGGTTAtttggctgctattactttaagagcaAAGTCACATTAACTCAGCATACTTTACCTCACTGAGATAATGTAATGAAGTAAAATGTTCATTGTTGTtctgaaaaaacacaaaatgttctgaaagtactgaaataaaacattgtgttttaagtatatttatcaGCTGTTCCAGCTGCAATGTTTATTGAGATTTTGGATTTCCATCTTTTTTTCCCAGTTACTAGAGGTCAATGGACAAAACTTCGAAAATGTGCCGTTATCCAAAGCCAACGAGATTCTCAAAAACAACACGCACCTGTCCATTACTGTGAAAACCAATCTCTTAGGTAAGCTACACTGGCTGAAATAACCACAGCTGCACAGACTGTTATTTAGACCCAACACAAATTGCCAGTCAGCTCTTTCATCTTCAGTAAGGGACAGTGTATCTGTAGTTCATTTTGTAAGGCTGTTTGTTGCTTGAAAATGTCACATGGCATTGTCAAACTCATTGTCTCTGTGCTGTGTTCCCTGCTCTTAGTGTTTAAGGAGCTACTGGCCAGGCCTGACCAGGACCAGGAGCTAGAACAGGAGGAGGAGCCAGACAGGAAGAACGGGGCACCTCACATCCCCAAAATTGGGGACATTAAGAAAGCCAGCCGCTACTCCATCCCTGACCTGGCTGTGGATGTGGAGCAGGTCATGGGCCTTGAGAAAGCTAGTAAGAAAGCCAAGGCCAACACCGTAGGTGGCAGAAACAAGCTGAAGAAGATCTTTGACAAAACACTGACCAGTATTCTTCCACCCAAACCTTACAAGTAAGCTGAGCTTGATGCATTAAAGCTCTCTTCGTGATTTGGTTCCCTGTGGTGTATAACTCTTCTGGTTTGTACACAGTGATGTTGGTGTGGGACAGTCACAGGATGACAGTATTGTGGGGCTAAAGCAGTCAAAGCAGATCCCTCCTGCCCTTCCTGTAAGTGGAAACCTTTCATCAAGCAACCCTGACCTGCTGCAGTCACACCATCGCATACTCGACTTCAACAACCAGCCTGGTAAGACACTTAATCTGGTTTAGCAAAGTAAGACATTTTACTGCATTAACATAGATGCTGGTTCTGAAACAACAGTCTAATCATCCACTCTCATGCTAGGGTTAGCTTTAGGGGTTAAGGTTAGGCTGTGGCTTTAAGCTGGTCTTAAGGGGTGAACATCATTTTTATCAATTCTTTCATTTTCTCAGTGATTGGGTAAGCCAATAATCATTTGatccaataattttttttctactaGGTTAGAAAGCCTTTATACGAGAGAACAGACGTTGAGTCAGTAAAGCTCAGCTGAGatctttaaatgaatagtttaaaaatattattgcaatgtcTTACTGTGCGCTCACCTTTAGGGCATCTAATGAACATTTCACAGAAGTTTATTCTCAGTACATGCATATTTAATAAGATGCTTATGCTGTCCTGAATGTCCTCTTTCAGAAGCAGTCCCTATAAGTAAGTATTTGATCTTATCCTCTTAGAGGTTCCTCAACTACTTTCATTTTCCTAATCACAATCTTCTTCAGGGCACTTCTCTGCTCTGACATTGATTTTGCCATCTCAATTTATGTAGAACGAATTGGTACTCAATCAACCCTTAATTTATAAACACTGCATTTGGTGGGGTTCATCAAAATTCATTCgttaaatgaatgttgttcaaatGAATGTTGCTTTCACACTAGAGGTTTTGTTGCAGCAAGAGATTGATTGAcctgtgcaatcaaaaatgtgcaaaaagcTCCTGTTAATAGTTTAATGTTAAAGTCAGTAGGTTTAAGTGATGATTTAGAGATacataaatatgtttacataaaTAAAGGCAAATTAATTACATTGATTGTCCAAAACTGTAATTCAGATTCTGACTTAAACATAGTAAGTGTGAAAGTGACAGTTCAGATGTGGTGTAAAATGGGTAACGCATAAGTGGTTTCCACCTAGATGAAGACTATATTATTGGGTGTTGGTTAATAAAAGGGTTAAGTATGTGGGTTTAAGCCATTCCTATGTTCTTTAGACATGTCAGACCAGGTATTGAGAGTGTTCAAGGCAGACCAGCAAAGTCGGTACATCATGATTGGGAAGGACACCACAGCAAAAGAAGTCGTAGCTCAGGCCATCCGAGAGTTTGCCTTGACCGCTGCTCCTGAAGCATATTCGTTGTGTGAAGTGTCAGTCACTCCTGAGGGTGTCATCAAGCAGCGGCGACTCCCAGAGCAACTCTCCAAACTGGCTGACAGGATCCAGCTGAGTGGCAGGTGCTGCCTTAGAGCCCTTGTGGCCATTTTGTTCAATTTTCTGTAGTATAATGGTGTCAGATCGCACAGAATATCCGTTGACCTCTCGTTTAACATGTAGGTACTACCTGAAAAGCAACATGGAGACAGAGACACTGTGCTCGGATGAAGATGCCCAGGAACTGCTAAGGGAGAGCCATATTAGCCTGCTGCAGCTTAGCACGGTGGAAGTGGCGACCCAGCTGTCCATGCGCGCATTTGAGCTGTTCTGTGCCATCGAGCCCACAGAGTATATTGATGACCTGTTCAAGCTGAAAACTCGCCTAACCGGACCCCCCAGCCTCAAGCTCTTTGAGGATGCTATCAATCGGGAGACCTTCTGGGTTGCCACAGAGGTGGTCCGTGAGCCCAACCAGCTCAAACGCATGAAGATCATCAAGCACTTCATAAAGATCGCACTGCATTGCCGCGAGTGCAAGAACTTCAACTCCATGTTTGCCATCATCAGGTAGAAAGAGGCTTCATTTTAAGAGGCAAAAAAAATTAAGGGTTAAATTGAAGACCTCTTAAGTGTGTTAAATTTTTTTGGAGTCCCAATTAACAATGACATTTTGTGTCTTTTCCAGTGGTCTGAACTTGGCACCGGTGTCCAGACTGAGAGGCACATGGGAGAAATTGCCCAGCAAATATGAGAAGCTGTTTAGTGATCTTCAAGATCTATTTGATCCTTCCAGGAATATGGCAAAGTACCGGAATCTTCTGAACAGCCAGAACCTGCAGCCACCCATCATCCCACTGTTCCCTGTAATCAAGAAGGATCTCACCTTCCTGCATGAAGGTAAGACAACAGTAGGTGATGAcatatatgtgtttgtttattattgaACTGTCTAGTTTTTggtaataacattaaaatatatatatatatatatatatatatatatatatatatatatatatatatatatatatatatatatatatatatatatataattttttttttttttttttttttttttaaacagtctcAAAAGTCCCTAACCATCCACATTTATGTGTAGCACTTACAACTCTGCATTGCCTTCCTAAATTTGTTTCAGACTAGGATCTTTTCTGTTTAATCTTCTAGGCCATTGCACTGTACAAGCAAAAACCAAAATCCAGAATGGTGATTGACAAGTTGATTAATTTCATCTGGCAGCACAAAGCTCTGTAAAGATCCTTGCACACTGAGTTCACAGAAATTGGTGGGCTTCTTTTTAATACATGGCTCTAGAATCACTGGGAGAGCATCCAACTGAGCCACTGACATCCTGAAGTAAACTTTGAATCACTAGTGATAATCCCTATATCTCAGGATTGGATGGAtccaatatttcctttctttttctattttaagaagAGAGAGGACAACCAAATCATCCTCACCTTAAGAAGACttcattttgtattgttttgctaattttttaGCAACGCATATGCATTGGACTCAGTGTGCAAGGTTCCTGTTCGTGACAAATGTTTAGGTTGAcgatataaaaaaacacatacaaatatttCTGACTCCATGTGCAAGGACCTTAACTGTTTATGCGGTGCATTTAATGCAAGGTTTGTGCCTTTAAGGCACCGTTGCAAAAACTGTCCATTTTGAGAGTGTGAAATATgatcatgacaaaaaaaaaaatatatatatatatatatataaatatatgatatgaGCCTTTTCTTTATTGTCCACCCTAGGAAATGACTCGAAGGTGGACGGTTTGGTGAACTTTGAGAAACTGCGGATGATTGCTAAAGAGATCAGACATGTAGGCCGAATGGCAGCTGTAAACATGGACCCTGCTCTGATGTTCAGAACCAGGCGAGTGCCTTTCTGTTCTGACTGCTACAATGACTTCTTTGCCCTTCTTTCTGGCTTGACTCTTCGCACCACTGAGTAGCTTTTAGTGCCCACTCACTGCGATGTGTACAGCTCTCACCACACGCTTCTACACACAGGCCTTTTCCGAAGGTTTTTTGATATGTTGAAGTAATGTTTACGTACAAGACAGTTAAACCATTTTGTATGTTACTCTCTGTCTGCATTATTATCAGATAAGTTAGTGTCTCTCTTTTGGTCTCTGGTGCACCTTACCTTGGTACCCTTGGTCTGTTTCTCCTCATCTAAGTgtgtctccctctctttctctcatggGCTATCTCTCTCCCCCATTTCTCTCTATGTCCACCCTCTCTGCCCCACGCTTCACTATTCATGGCTCTCCCTTATAGGAAGAAGAAATGGAGGAGTTTAGGGTAAGTATGGTGAACTCTCACCTTTGACCTCACGTGTCCCCCTTCCTTTAATTTGGGCTGGCTCCTCACCAtccattatttgtatttttctggtTCATTTGAGAATGCTTCTGCTCTGACGGATCCCATCCAAGCATTTGACCGCCATCACTTTTGCTAATCAGGGTCATTGAAAACACTCACCTCATTCTAAAATACATCCCAATGTTTCTGTTGTATAATTACcatagattttttaatgtttcacaaaCATGACCCCTCTAGTGTGCATGAATTTATTTACAGTTGTTTGGTTCCTgctcatttattcatttgatacCCCATGATCCATTTTTAGCAAAAGTGATTTAACGTGCCCCTTCCAGCTGAACTACTTACAATAGTTGCACGCTTTTTAagtatttgctgtttttttttctttatattaaaaaattgtGATTAATGGTATGTGTAAATTCAAACATAACCTTGTGTAAGATTTTATAAACCTACTATGCACAGTTCAcctttaaacataaaataaatggttaaaaaaaactatagttaaagaaaaaacatgaCCAAAAATAATAGCATACAAAAATGATCTGTTATTTTATCCCAAAACTCATGCAAAGTTTAAGCACTCtacttctgttgttttatttaacatcCAGTTTTTATTTAACTGCCTGATTGGCTGAGATTTTAAATGCATggaatgtttggaagctgcaaggAATGCAACTTActgcatgtcaaaaaaaaatgcaaccaaTCCTGCATCAGCACACTACCCACTTTTAAAGTCAGCCCTCATCTTTAACGATAATATTTGTGTGCGTTTAGGTCACTCAGCCAGGGGAGTGCCAATGCGGCCGTCCTGGATGTAACCCAGACGGGCGGGCACAAGAAGCGGGTCAGACGGAGTTCCTTCCTCAATGCCAAGAAGCTGTATGAGGATGCACAGATGGCACGCAAGGTCAAACAATACCTGTCCAACCTCACCCTTGAAACGAATGAGGAGAGCTTGCAGACACTCTCAATTCAGTGTGAGCCTTCAGTCAACACATGTGAGTAGCATGCAAGCACCCACATGTTTAGTTGAATATGTTTAGTTGAATATGTATTTGTCTTGTATATATCATCACAGTGCCGAAGAGTTCCGGGGACAGGAAAAGACCCGACACATCGCCTGTAGTTGCACGGGCCGCCGCTCACCAGCGCCAGCAGCTTCAGAAAGCCAACCAGGGGCTTCAAGTGCCTGCCGTAGCCCTTTACCCATCACGCAAGAAAGTGCCAGTCAAAGACTTGCCACCATTTGGTAAGATCACCACATTGATTTAGCATAAACATGATCAGCTACTACATTATATGTTACTGGTGCTCATAAGGATCTTACTGTATTTTCACAGGCACAAGCTCACCACAGTCTCTGAAGAAGATACTGTCCCTTTCAGAGGAGGCAGGAGAGAGACACAGGAAACAGACAGAGGATAATGTGTCCAACAATTCCTCACAACTGTCATCTCCTCCTACTTCTCCTCACAGCTCACCTAAGAAAGGTAAGCATACTCCGAAGACACACTCACTGGGGCACATTTAAATGTTTCTCCAACCTCTGTTCTTTGCACACTCGATTTGCTCTCTAAAATTAACTTATCAGTAAAGGGTGGAATCAGAGCCTTAGCATGAAGTGAACTATATTGTCAGACAGCTGCTCTGTTATCTAGCGCCCCCTAGTGCCAACATGTTTTCATGGCTGATTTTATGTGTTgagactgccatctagtggtaaaAATATCACACTTGGGAAATGAAATATCCTGACAAGGTTTACATGTgttttttccaaaacattttagaACACTGCTTGTCTCTTTTTTCATTACTGTAACACTGGTTAGTGTCTACACCAACTGCTAAAGTCCGTCTACACTAGACGCGACAAAAAGACCATTTTGTGTCAATATGTCATAAATATAATGTAGCAGCAGTTTTCTTTCTGGGATTTGTCGTGCCATGTTCGGTGTAGACGACagcactgattataatgagttctaTACACTGATCTATATTGGTTCTATAGTATTCTGCCGCGCCGCTGGCGTCCAGTGTACACACGATGTAAAGATACAAAGCTCCACTTTCCATATCTACTTTtacatttgcatcacataacaTTTCTGTCTCTCATCATTCACGTGTTTTACCCTGTATTCAGCCATTGCATCTATAAGAAGCCACAGTATGAAGGGGTTTTCCTCCTCTTGTAGAAAATCACCAACAGGTAACAGGTCCTGGATGCAGATTAAAGCTGAGAGAGTTCACACAAGCATCATTATTGCTGTGTCTCAAGATTTAGTGAGCTGCCCACTCAAACATCATTTAGAGTATATCACCATTCAAAAACTTGGGGTTGGTAaggttttggaattttttttaagtcttatgtTCAACAAGGGGCAGatttatctgattaaaaaaaaaaagtatatacatttacaGAACCCAAAACATTTCATCCCTTTGTGGTATTGGTTGCTTTCATAGTATTTCTTGTTTACAGTTATATATTTCCATCCCTTGATTAAACCctttagtattaatattaaatgttatttttgtgttttgttttacattgttaGTTGGAGGTTccacaaattattttatacatttctaaatatcAGAAGTGCTGACATTTGGGTGAACTCTCTCACCAAGTCTAGACAGTGTTTTGCTCCTGTTGTAGCTGGCAGAGGCAAgctagtagctgtgtgtgtgtgtgtgtgtgtgtgtgtgtgtgtgtgtgtgtgtgtgtgtgtgtgtgtgtgtgtgtgtgtgtgtgtgtgtgtgtgtgtgtgtgtgtgttactgaagCAACTGCCTGGTTTTGATTAGCTAATCTAAGAAAGGGGTGACTCTATTGTTTCGAGTTGAACCTCTGAAACCCTGGATACAACCTCTTATTTATTGCACTTATTATTGTATTGTCAATTTAATCATGATGTAAACAATAAGGCTTATCATCCATAAGTAGATGCAGGCATACAGTGTGAGCACTGACATAATATCTCACAGATATTcaatagctctgttccaaaatcttGTATGCTGCATTTTAAGACTGCATTTTAATCCTTCAAAGTCAAGGCATTCCATAATGCACTGTGACAAgttcagtaaaaacaaaaaaacaaaaacaaatttgttataaatatatttctgttttattcagAAGTCGAAAGTAACTCTACAATAGTTGGTTGGCAGCAAAGTAGCTCCATATATTCTGGAACAAAATATTTTAGGTAGAAAGTGGCAATTATAGAATGGGGTACTGCAGGGCTCTGTATTAAGGCCAAACCATTTTCTGATCATGTCATTCTGTGTACTCATGTGCCAGGTTATGGAAGAGCAGGTGACTACCTGTCGGACTCTGGCCACAGTGAGATCTCCTCACGCTCCAGTCTGGTGAGCACCTCCTCCCTGGATATGGGACCAGATGACCGCAGGCATCGATATGGAGTAATAGCTGGGGAGGCTCATGGCAGTAGCCACCGGCTAGAACGCAGGGCTACTGCTGATCCCGACCAGTACAGCTTGGGGTAAGCACTTCTCATTACCTTCAACTTACAACTTTCAACTAGTTGTATTGTTGCCTAAATCACTAGTCAGTTATTTGGTCTAAAGACGCCCTGGGTCAGTTATGTTGGTTTTGGGCTCATCTGACCCCAGTCGAATATGTACTAACATAATACACATTCTTGTGTTTAAAAGCAGATAGTCAGAGTACATTAGAATGATTATAGGTTTCTTGAGAAatatgaaaccattttttttttaaacggggCACTCAAAAATAAAGCATTCTATTAAACAAATAGCAAGTCTATATTAAGTTACAGTACCATTGTTTACCATCATGGCCTAGTCCTGCCAATGCAGAGTAAAAATTAAACCCTTCTGGATTCTTCTACCCTTTCTTCTTTCAGGTCCTACTCATCAATGCAGGACTGCCGGGGTCTGTATGCGGGCGCCACTGTGCTGTCTTCCCCCAGTTCAGAGGAGCTTACCCAGGACCAAGGTGACCGGGTGTCTCTCGATGCTGCTGATTCTGGTCGTGGCAGCTGGACCTCATGTTCCAGCGGCTCCCATGACAACATTCAGACCATGCAGCAGGGGCGTAGCTGGGAGGCACTTGCAGAGGGTGCAGGGCTTTGGGGAAGCAGAGGAAGCTGGGCGTCTGCCTGCTCCTCTTCGTCCTCTGTGGCATGTTGGGGTGAGGACTCTGAGGGAGACACAGGCACCATCAAGCGGAGAGGAGGGAGGGATGTGACCACAGACCCAGAGACCAGCAGCATCACCTCCACTGGTTCAGAAGAGTCCAGACAGCATAGTCGACGCCCCTCACCCATCACTGCAGGCAACACCAAAGCTGTGATCAGTAAGAGTCGCCACATTAaccaagggatagttcacccaaaaatgattattttgatatttacttaaCCTCATATTGATCGATTGCAATATATTctcttattttttacatataccatattttccagactataattcacactttttttcatagtatggctggtcctgcgacttatagtcaggtgcgacttatttatcaaaattaatttgacatgaaccaagagaaatgaaccaagagaaaacattgcggtctacagctgcgagagagCGCTCAGGGCTgaagactgtaatgttttctcttggttcttgattctaaataaatgcaacttatagtccagtgtgacttatatatgtttttttcctcatcttgacgtatttttggacttctactcaggtgcgacttatagtccgaaaacgGTAACTCAAAAATTAGAAGCATCAAATAGCTTTTTCATTAAGCATCATTTAAAAGTTACCATTTCTGCTAGTTTCATAATAGGCAAAAAAAACGTACAATACTTTTCATTGAGGAACATTTTGTTATTAAGCTGTTATTTACTGAAAGTTTCGCCTTATGATACTTTTTGGTGATCATGTGAGGTTGGACATCAAACTGTCTGGTGCTTAGTACTCAAAAGTTGGGTAAAGATTTTGATTTTGGGGtaacacttttaaatgaaaatgttgcatcaattactcaccctgatgttgtTTCGAATTCGAAGACCTttttcatcttctgaacacaaagaaagatatttttgatgaaatccgagagctttctggccATGCCTAGACAGCAAGGCATATGCAAGTGATGCTGTTGACATAGAACACTGCGCCTTGTTTACATGCAAAGGAATGCACACGCATGGTAATCTCGTTAATGGCGGTGGACAGTCCCGTGAAAGAAGAAATTGCTGAATAAAgacatatttgtcattttttttttgcacaccaaCAAGTGTTCTCGTAAGTACATAAAATTaagtttgaaccactgatgtcacatggactattttaacaatgtcctcacTATGTTTCTGTATCTTGACAGTGGTGGtaaccttgctgtctatggagtgTCAAAAAAGCTCTCtgatttcctcaaaaatattgtaatttgtgTTACGAAGATGAACTAAGTTCTTTTGGGTTTAGAATGatgtaagggtgagtaattaatgacagaatttagaattttgggtgaactatccctttaagagtaaCTACACCAAGTTATATTTCCTAACCTATCTGCTGTGTTTACACTTTTCAAATGTTGAAGTCATGATTCTTGCATGAAAAACACATTCACAACGATTTAACTAACATTTGAAAATGAACCATAGAGTAGAAACGAACACTTCAAGGTGGAATAACACAACAAACTACCTACAAGTGATCCTTCCTGATCTAGTGCATGTTTGCATGTGTCCGTCCACTTGTGTGAGAAGTGTTACGGATATTAAACGGATCTTTGGTGTCCGTCTACTTCCTCAGCACGGAAGGACGGTCGTTACCGGGATCCTCCTCCCACACCGCCCGGCTACACGGCACTGAGTATCACAGACGTAACTGAGGGTACGGCTCACTCGGGCAGGAGACCACCAGACTACACCACCGCCTTGCAGCGCTCCCGTCTTGTCACACATTCCCCCGACTCCCACCACCCCCCAGCTGCGGGAAAACCCACCCATTCGCTGGACCCCCGTGGCCGAGAcgaggaggagccagaggaggtGGAAGAGGAGGGTGAGTGCTTGTCTCCCAAACTCAGAGCTCAAAGGAGGAGAGGTCCACACACAGCAGTTCCCCCCAGGCCATGAGTTACATACACCACCCCAACAGGAAGGTAAAACATCCCAAACTCCAGTTACttccacactcacacactccacGCACACTCACGTACACCAGTCATGGTCTCTGCATGCCAGGAGGACAGCTCCTTCACCTGCCCGCCATCACCAACCACCAACGCATCTCACACAGT
This DNA window, taken from Carassius auratus strain Wakin chromosome 14, ASM336829v1, whole genome shotgun sequence, encodes the following:
- the LOC113114031 gene encoding rap guanine nucleotide exchange factor 2-like isoform X8, translating into MASYVDNSFRQAVMVNPSDRTQQDLEIVYSYLHGMEALSNLREHQLRIMCETVRYERHEANEVLYYPDDIGTCWYILLSGSVFIKESMFLPRSSFGKRSAGSLRRGCECIVLEPSEMIVVDYMDENEEYFQRQASHRQSRRRFRKINQKGERQTIIDTVEPYPTGKPPVARGYHTLPADFSRLHLADGIHPQVTHVSSSHSGCSITSDSGSSSLSDIYQATESEPCDMDLSGLPETAVDSEEDDDEEDIERASDPLMSRDIVRDCLEKDPMDRTDDDIEQLLEFMHQLPAFANMTMSVRRELCAVMVFAVVERAGTVVLNDGEELDSWSVILNGSVEVTHPDGRTEILCMGNSFGVSPTMEKEYMKGVMKTKVDDCQFVCIAQQEYCCILNQVEKNMQKVEEEGEIVMVKEHRELDRTGTRKGHIVIKGTPERLTMHLVEEHSVVDPTYIEDFLLTYRTFLPSPMVVGKKLLEWFHDSSLRDKVTRVVLLWVNNHFNDFEGDSAMTHFLEEFEYNLDREKMCGHLRLLNIACAAKAKLRVVTLTKPSREAPLSFTLLGGSEKGFRIFIDSVEPGSKAAEAGLKRGDQLLEVNGQNFENVPLSKANEILKNNTHLSITVKTNLLVFKELLARPDQDQELEQEEEPDRKNGAPHIPKIGDIKKASRYSIPDLAVDVEQVMGLEKASKKAKANTVGGRNKLKKIFDKTLTSILPPKPYNDVGVGQSQDDSIVGLKQSKQIPPALPVSGNLSSSNPDLLQSHHRILDFNNQPEAVPINMSDQVLRVFKADQQSRYIMIGKDTTAKEVVAQAIREFALTAAPEAYSLCEVSVTPEGVIKQRRLPEQLSKLADRIQLSGRYYLKSNMETETLCSDEDAQELLRESHISLLQLSTVEVATQLSMRAFELFCAIEPTEYIDDLFKLKTRLTGPPSLKLFEDAINRETFWVATEVVREPNQLKRMKIIKHFIKIALHCRECKNFNSMFAIISGLNLAPVSRLRGTWEKLPSKYEKLFSDLQDLFDPSRNMAKYRNLLNSQNLQPPIIPLFPVIKKDLTFLHEGNDSKVDGLVNFEKLRMIAKEIRHVGRMAAVNMDPALMFRTRKKKWRSLGSLSQGSANAAVLDVTQTGGHKKRVRRSSFLNAKKLYEDAQMARKVKQYLSNLTLETNEESLQTLSIQCEPSVNTLPKSSGDRKRPDTSPVVARAAAHQRQQLQKANQGLQVPAVALYPSRKKVPVKDLPPFGTSSPQSLKKILSLSEEAGERHRKQTEDNVSNNSSQLSSPPTSPHSSPKKGYGRAGDYLSDSGHSEISSRSSLVSTSSLDMGPDDRRHRYGVIAGEAHGSSHRLERRATADPDQYSLGSYSSMQDCRGLYAGATVLSSPSSEELTQDQGDRVSLDAADSGRGSWTSCSSGSHDNIQTMQQGRSWEALAEGAGLWGSRGSWASACSSSSSVACWGEDSEGDTGTIKRRGGRDVTTDPETSSITSTGSEESRQHSRRPSPITAGNTKAVITRKDGRYRDPPPTPPGYTALSITDVTEGTAHSGRRPPDYTTALQRSRLVTHSPDSHHPPAAGKPTHSLDPRGRDEEEPEEVEEEGECLSPKLRAQRRRGPHTAVPPRP
- the LOC113114031 gene encoding rap guanine nucleotide exchange factor 2-like isoform X9; the encoded protein is MASYVDNSFRQAVMVNPSDRTQQDLEIVYSYLHGMEALSNLREHQLRIMCETVRYERHEANEVLYYPDDIGTCWYILLSGSVFIKESMFLPRSSFGKRSAGSLRRGCECIVLEPSEMIVVDYMDENEEYFQRQASHRQSRRRFRKINQKGERQTIIDTVEPYPTGKPPVARGYHTLPADFSRLHLADGIHPQVTHVSSSHSGCSITSDSGSSSLSDIYQATESEPCDMDLSGLPETAVDSEEDDDEEDIERASDPLMSRDIVRDCLEKDPMDRTDDDIEQLLEFMHQLPAFANMTMSVRRELCAVMVFAVVERAGTVVLNDGEELDSWSVILNGSVEVTHPDGRTEILCMGNSFGVSPTMEKEYMKGVMKTKVDDCQFVCIAQQEYCCILNQVEKNMQKVEEEGEIVMVKEHRELDRTGTRKGHIVIKGTPERLTMHLVEEHSVVDPTYIEDFLLTYRTFLPSPMVVGKKLLEWFHDSSLRDKVTRVVLLWVNNHFNDFEGDSAMTHFLEEFEYNLDREKMCGHLRLLNIACAAKAKLRVVTLTKPSREAPLSFTLLGGSEKGFRIFIDSVEPGSKAAEAGLKRGDQLLEVNGQNFENVPLSKANEILKNNTHLSITVKTNLLVFKELLARPDQDQELEQEEEPDRKNGAPHIPKIGDIKKASRYSIPDLAVDVEQVMGLEKASKKAKANTVGGRNKLKKIFDKTLTSILPPKPYNDVGVGQSQDDSIVGLKQSKQIPPALPVSGNLSSSNPDLLQSHHRILDFNNQPDMSDQVLRVFKADQQSRYIMIGKDTTAKEVVAQAIREFALTAAPEAYSLCEVSVTPEGVIKQRRLPEQLSKLADRIQLSGRYYLKSNMETETLCSDEDAQELLRESHISLLQLSTVEVATQLSMRAFELFCAIEPTEYIDDLFKLKTRLTGPPSLKLFEDAINRETFWVATEVVREPNQLKRMKIIKHFIKIALHCRECKNFNSMFAIISGLNLAPVSRLRGTWEKLPSKYEKLFSDLQDLFDPSRNMAKYRNLLNSQNLQPPIIPLFPVIKKDLTFLHEGNDSKVDGLVNFEKLRMIAKEIRHVGRMAAVNMDPALMFRTRKKKWRSLGSLSQGSANAAVLDVTQTGGHKKRVRRSSFLNAKKLYEDAQMARKVKQYLSNLTLETNEESLQTLSIQCEPSVNTLPKSSGDRKRPDTSPVVARAAAHQRQQLQKANQGLQVPAVALYPSRKKVPVKDLPPFGTSSPQSLKKILSLSEEAGERHRKQTEDNVSNNSSQLSSPPTSPHSSPKKGYGRAGDYLSDSGHSEISSRSSLVSTSSLDMGPDDRRHRYGVIAGEAHGSSHRLERRATADPDQYSLGSYSSMQDCRGLYAGATVLSSPSSEELTQDQGDRVSLDAADSGRGSWTSCSSGSHDNIQTMQQGRSWEALAEGAGLWGSRGSWASACSSSSSVACWGEDSEGDTGTIKRRGGRDVTTDPETSSITSTGSEESRQHSRRPSPITAGNTKAVITRKDGRYRDPPPTPPGYTALSITDVTEGTAHSGRRPPDYTTALQRSRLVTHSPDSHHPPAAGKPTHSLDPRGRDEEEPEEVEEEGECLSPKLRAQRRRGPHTAVPPRP